From Coffea arabica cultivar ET-39 chromosome 2e, Coffea Arabica ET-39 HiFi, whole genome shotgun sequence, the proteins below share one genomic window:
- the LOC140036642 gene encoding G-type lectin S-receptor-like serine/threonine-protein kinase At1g61480, whose translation MDKASLLLLVFYNILFISPVCCASNDTITPSQPLKVGQTLISARQIFELGFFSPGNASELYVGIWYKFDPGRRIVWVANRENALLASDLASRLIISSDGNLKLLDGKQNTIWSTNASLHSNSTIAVLRDDGDFILKDNVSATLWKSFYYPSDTVLPNMNGMKNVSTSWENENDPAPGNFFTILSDEKPPQSFTCNGTKPYWRAGPWNGWQFIGIPDATKGYANGMSLITDNQTGAAYMTFSTFNESYIYIMVILSTGMLELLQWEGQQNQWNPIWAAPQNPCDVYGTCGPFTACSMSGSPICECLKGFFPHSNEEWSKGNWTSGCLRRTELMCTKNSSNLTSKASKPDGFWKLSQMKLPDHYLYLYDVIDQGGCSQWCLSNCSCLAYACPGGIGCMVWVTDLVDIQQFSDGGEDLYLRLANSELGGKKRYTATIISVLSISVGSLLGLLICCIKRWKANRRALRHSDTHIREQKPETSKWCIMKGFRIKCIVKGLFVSERRGSVRDISQEDVQEGPASAKGSSELPIIDFNRVKRATNNFSEANKLGEGGFGAVYKGKLEDGQLIAVKRLSSHSGQGMEECKNEVMLISKLQHRNLVRLLGCCIQGEEKIVILEYMKNKSLDKFLFDRTKKLKLDWVTRFNILQGIARGLLYLHRDSCLRIIHRDLKASNILLDDDMNPKISDFGLARTFRVTQELANTLRVVGTFGYMSPEYAMGGLFSEKSDVYSFGVLLLEIISSKKNTGFGYHEKYLNLLGYAWQLWNECKAPELLDPSLADSCTPAEVMRCIQIGLLCVQDHAADRPTMSNVVLMLSSSESEMELPQPRQPTFTFQSLLESEHFQSGVCTFNVSTNQVSISMVEGR comes from the exons ATGGATAAAGCTAGCTTATTGTTGCTTGTGTTTTATAACATCCTCTTCATTTCACCGGTATGTTGTGCATCAAATGACACCATAACTCCATCCCAACCACTCAAAGTGGGACAAACTCTAATCTCAGCTAGGCAAATCTTTGAATTAGGTTTCTTCAGTCCTGGTAATGCAAGTGAATTGTATGTTGGAATCTGGTACAAGTTTGATCCTGGTCGTAGAATTGTTTGGGTTGCAAACAGAGAAAATGCACTCTTGGCGAGTGACCTGGCTTCAAGGCTGATAATCAGCAGCGACGGGAATCTAAAGCTTCTAGATGGGAAGCAAAATACTATCTGGTCAACTAATGCTTCCCTCCACTCTAATAGCACAATTGCAGTGCTTAGAGATGACGGCGATTTCATCCTTAAAGATAATGTTTCAGCAACTCTATGGAAAAGCTTTTATTACCCTTCTGATACAGTTTTACCAAACATGAACGGAATGAAAAACGTCTCAACGTCCTGGGAAAATGAGAATGATCCAGCGCCTGGGAACTTTTTTACTATACTTTCAGATGAAAAACCACCACAATCTTTCACATGTAATGGTACCAAACCATACTGGAGAGCAGGGCCATGGAACGGATGGCAGTTCATTGGAATTCCAGATGCGACTAAGGGGTATGCAAATGGAATGAGTCTGATAACAGATAATCAAACGGGAGCTGCATATATGACTTTCAGCACTTTCAACGAGTCCTATATTTACATTATGGTAATTTTATCAACAGGTATGTTGGAACTACTGCAATGGGAAGGTCAACAAAATCAATGGAACCCGATTTGGGCAGCACCTCAAAATCCATGCGATGTATATGGAACTTGTGGACCCTTCACTGCTTGTAGCATGAGTGGATCTCCAATTTGTGAGTGCTTGAAAGGGTTCTTTCCGCACTCTAATGAGGAATGGAGTAAGGGAAATTGGACAAGTGGATGTTTGCGGCGTACAGAGTTGATGTGCACTAAGAACAGTAGCAACTTAACATCTAAAGCATCTAAACCGGATGGCTTCTGGAAGCTCAGTCAGATGAAATTACCAGATCATTATCTGTATTTGTATGACGTGATTGACCAAGGGGGGTGTAGCCAATGGTGCCTGAGTAACTGCTCTTGCCTAGCATATGCATGTCCAGGTGGCATAGGGTGTATGGTTTGGGTGACAGATCTTGTTGACATTCAGCAATTCTCAGACGGTGGGGAAGATCTATATCTCCGCCTTGCTAATTCAGAGCTAG GAGGAAAAAAGCGATACACAGCAACCATCATCAGCGTCCTATCTATATCGGTTGGTTCACTCTTGGGCTTGTTGATATGTTGCATTAAGAGATGGAAAGCAAACAGAAGAG CACTTAGGCATTCAGACACACATATCCGTGAACAAAAGCCAGAGACAAGTAAATGGTGCATAATGAAGGGCTTCAGGATAAAGTGCATAGTAAAGGGTCTCTTTGTGTCGGAGAGAAGGGGCTCTGTGAGAGATATTTCGCAAGAAGATGTCCAGGAAGGTCCTGCATCAGCAAAGGGATCATCCGAGCTTCCAATTATTGATTTCAATAGGGTAAAGAGAGCTACCAACAACTTCAGTGAAGCTAACAAGCTTGGTGAAGGAGGATTCGGTGCAGTTTATAAG GGGAAATTAGAAGATGGACAGCTAATAGCCGTGAAAAGGCTTTCAAGTCACTCAGGACAAGGCATGGAGGAGTGCAAGAATGAGGTTATGTTGATATCTAAACTTCAGCACAGAAATCTTGTAAGGCTGTTGGGTTGCTGCAttcaaggagaagaaaagataGTCATTCTTGAATACATGAAAAACAAAAGCTTGGACAAATTCCTCTTTG ACCGAACAAAAAAGTTGAAGCTAGATTGGGTGACACGGTTCAACATACTTCAGGGCATTGCCAGAGGGCTTCTATACCTCCATCGAGATTCTTGTTTGAGAATCATTCACAGAGATTTGAAGGCCAGCAACATTCTCTTGGATGATGACATGAACCCCAAAATCTCCGACTTTGGGCTGGCACGAACATTCCGAGTCACCCAAGAACTAGCTAACACTCTCAGAGTTGTAGGAACTTT CGGTTATATGTCTCCAGAATATGCCATGGGAGGCCTCTTTTCAGAAAAATCTGATGTTTATAGCTTCGGAGTTTTGCTGCTAGAGATTATCAGCAGCAAGAAGAACACTGGTTTTGGATATCATGAAAAATATTTGAACCTTCTTGGCTAT GCGTGGCAATTGTGGAATGAGTGTAAAGCTCCAGAATTGCTGGATCCATCACTGGCGGATTCTTGCACCCCAGCAGAAGTAATGAGATGCATTCAAATTGGACTTCTTTGTGTTCAAGACCATGCTGCAGATCGGCCTACAATGTCAAATGTGGTTCTGATGCTAAGCAGTTCTGAGAGTGAAATGGAACTTCCTCAACCAAGACAACCAACATTTACGTTTCAAAGCTTGCTAGAATCTGAGCATTTTCAATCAGGGGTTTGCACGTTCAATGTTTCCACAAATCAAGTTAGTATTTCAATGGTTGAAGGTCGATGA